Proteins co-encoded in one Halorussus lipolyticus genomic window:
- the nucS gene encoding endonuclease NucS: MVAEQLTAPDPETLVSEAKTAFRDGAMLTVQARCEVEYEGRTSGYLGPGDRILVAKPDGTFLVHQPTGHKPVNWMPGGGSVSARTSENEAVLLARRTNPSERVEVRILEAHGLTRYDATDGATYEESGTEAEMHEYIDQNPDVLEDGLRIVEHERESKYGFIDFFARDEAGTPVVVEVKRIQATLNHFDQLQRYVSLYEEGDASPHGGGVTAGEDVRGMLVAPSASERVRRALRDNGLEFVELSEFDTDAKGATEAKLTDF, from the coding sequence ATGGTCGCCGAGCAACTCACCGCGCCCGACCCCGAAACCCTCGTCAGCGAGGCGAAGACGGCGTTTCGGGACGGCGCGATGCTGACCGTGCAGGCCCGCTGTGAAGTCGAGTACGAAGGCCGGACCTCTGGCTATCTGGGGCCGGGAGACCGGATTCTGGTCGCCAAGCCCGACGGGACGTTTCTGGTCCACCAACCGACCGGCCACAAACCGGTCAACTGGATGCCCGGCGGTGGGTCGGTTTCGGCCCGGACGAGCGAAAACGAGGCAGTCTTGCTCGCTCGGCGCACGAATCCCAGCGAGCGCGTCGAGGTCCGGATTCTGGAGGCCCACGGACTCACCCGCTACGACGCGACCGACGGCGCGACCTACGAGGAGTCCGGCACCGAGGCCGAGATGCACGAGTACATCGACCAGAACCCCGACGTGCTGGAGGACGGCCTGCGAATCGTGGAACACGAGCGCGAGTCGAAATACGGCTTCATCGACTTCTTCGCCCGCGACGAGGCGGGCACCCCGGTCGTCGTGGAGGTCAAGCGGATTCAGGCCACGCTGAACCACTTCGACCAGTTACAGCGGTACGTTTCCCTCTACGAGGAGGGAGATGCTTCGCCTCACGGAGGCGGTGTAACCGCCGGAGAGGACGTGCGCGGGATGCTGGTCGCCCCGAGCGCGTCCGAGCGCGTCCGGCGGGCGCTCCGGGACAACGGCCTCGAATTCGTGGAACTCTCGGAGTTCGACACCGACGCCAAGGGCGCGACCGAGGCGAAGTTGACCGACTTCTGA
- a CDS encoding DUF2270 domain-containing protein — MSDEPTPEDRSAPDPEDRSAPDPESDSRPSDDDALPADPTVGKGLLDAEMGPSSALAHLYRGEIHRMKLWRERLDKTTNWSVLVMAAILTWAFSSAGNPHYVILVGAATIALFLVVEAHRYRAYDVWRSRVRALQENVWAYGLDPSQGLVDDDWRTHLADDYRTPTLKITSEEALAHRLRRVYLPLFTVLLGAWVIRVSAFDPATWPASAAIGQIPGLVVTAVVFAAYLTAVVVAFRPRTWHARDELRTVDLRKKR; from the coding sequence ATGAGCGACGAACCCACCCCCGAAGACCGGTCCGCTCCCGACCCCGAGGACCGGTCTGCGCCCGACCCGGAGAGCGATTCGCGCCCGAGCGACGACGACGCGCTCCCGGCGGACCCCACCGTCGGGAAGGGCCTGCTGGACGCCGAGATGGGACCGAGTTCGGCGCTGGCCCACCTCTACCGCGGGGAGATTCACCGGATGAAGCTCTGGCGCGAGCGCCTCGACAAGACCACCAACTGGTCGGTCCTCGTGATGGCGGCCATCCTGACGTGGGCGTTCTCCAGCGCGGGCAACCCCCACTACGTCATTCTGGTCGGCGCGGCCACCATCGCGCTGTTCCTCGTGGTCGAGGCCCACCGCTACCGGGCCTACGACGTGTGGCGCTCTCGGGTCCGAGCGTTGCAGGAGAACGTCTGGGCCTACGGTCTCGACCCCTCGCAGGGACTGGTGGACGACGACTGGCGCACCCACCTCGCCGACGACTACCGGACCCCGACGCTGAAAATCACGTCCGAGGAGGCGCTGGCCCACCGCCTTCGCAGGGTCTATCTCCCGCTGTTTACGGTCCTGCTGGGCGCGTGGGTCATCCGCGTCAGCGCCTTCGACCCGGCGACGTGGCCCGCCAGCGCGGCCATCGGGCAGATTCCGGGCCTCGTCGTGACCGCCGTCGTGTTCGCGGCCTACCTCACAGCGGTCGTGGTCGCCTTCCGTCCTCGGACGTGGCACGCCCGCGACGAACTCCGGACCGTGGACCTCCGGAAGAAGCGGTGA
- a CDS encoding potassium channel family protein → MSNNWSKWFTGEDSPIPWLTRRQRLIIAYAVVLVSVILFYSVLYNYGMRTLEGHDHSLFRSFQTVVETMTTTGYGADAPWSSPLMNTFVVFMQLTGVAIGFATLRVLVIPLFERAPLDLSDRLTAKDDHVIVCEYRRDTGVLLDELERLNVDYVLIESDTDEAKQLSDDGYQAIHGDPETVETLERAMIDEAGTLVTDAGDRNASVVLTARRLNETLRTVAFTDSPTHEGALKQVGADTVASPDALIGHRLGQKTNAWSELPKSLDDAAVGDVRIGEVLVRRNSPLAGVQIEDTIVADHSDLTLVGAWIDGDLRLPPDPTERVTANSVLIVVGPEETIADVRELAAGVRPPRRHSNVVIAGMGAGGRAARDALDRDVDATTIDREDGPRVDVTGDLRDPETLETAGIEDASALVVTVENDSTALLVVAIARTLTEDLEILVRVDDTAKSPAAFDAGADYVLSTQRVSARLLARELRGEDVLTPVSQLRVIRTPGDPFRGESLAEVRDGTRDGYVFVGVERDGAFLADTTIRIESDDRLVVAGTDVTIREFERQFA, encoded by the coding sequence ATGAGTAACAACTGGTCGAAGTGGTTCACGGGCGAGGACTCGCCGATTCCGTGGCTGACCAGACGCCAGCGCCTCATCATCGCGTACGCCGTGGTCCTCGTCTCGGTGATTCTGTTCTACAGCGTCCTCTACAACTACGGGATGCGGACGCTGGAGGGCCACGACCACTCGCTGTTCCGGTCGTTCCAGACCGTCGTGGAGACGATGACCACGACCGGGTACGGCGCGGACGCGCCGTGGTCGTCGCCGCTGATGAACACGTTCGTCGTCTTCATGCAGTTGACCGGCGTGGCAATCGGATTCGCCACGCTCCGGGTGCTGGTCATTCCGCTTTTCGAGCGCGCGCCACTCGACCTCAGTGACCGCCTGACCGCGAAAGACGACCACGTTATCGTCTGCGAGTACCGGCGCGACACCGGCGTCCTACTGGACGAACTGGAGCGGTTGAACGTCGATTACGTGCTCATCGAGTCCGACACCGACGAGGCCAAGCAACTCTCCGACGACGGGTATCAGGCGATTCACGGCGACCCCGAGACGGTCGAGACGCTCGAACGCGCCATGATAGACGAGGCCGGAACGCTGGTCACCGACGCTGGCGACCGGAATGCGAGCGTCGTCCTGACCGCGCGCCGACTCAACGAGACGCTTCGGACAGTCGCGTTCACGGACTCGCCGACCCACGAAGGCGCGCTGAAGCAGGTCGGTGCCGACACCGTTGCGTCACCGGACGCCCTCATCGGTCATCGACTGGGCCAGAAGACGAACGCGTGGTCCGAACTCCCCAAATCGCTGGACGACGCCGCGGTGGGCGACGTTCGAATCGGGGAGGTGTTGGTCAGGCGCAACAGTCCGCTGGCGGGCGTTCAAATCGAGGACACAATCGTCGCGGACCACTCGGACCTCACGCTGGTCGGCGCGTGGATAGACGGCGACCTGCGACTCCCGCCCGACCCGACCGAGCGCGTCACGGCGAACTCGGTCCTCATCGTGGTCGGTCCCGAGGAGACCATCGCCGACGTGCGGGAGTTAGCGGCCGGAGTCCGACCGCCCCGACGCCACTCGAACGTCGTCATCGCCGGGATGGGTGCCGGGGGTCGAGCGGCCCGCGACGCACTGGACCGAGACGTGGACGCGACGACTATCGACCGCGAGGACGGACCGCGAGTGGACGTGACCGGCGACCTGCGCGACCCCGAGACGCTGGAAACCGCGGGTATCGAAGACGCGAGCGCCCTCGTCGTGACTGTCGAGAACGACTCGACGGCGCTCCTCGTGGTCGCCATCGCACGGACGCTGACCGAGGACCTCGAAATCCTCGTTCGGGTGGACGACACCGCGAAATCGCCCGCCGCGTTCGACGCCGGGGCCGACTACGTTCTCTCGACTCAGCGCGTCAGCGCCCGACTGCTGGCCAGAGAGCTACGCGGCGAGGACGTGCTTACGCCGGTCAGTCAGCTTCGAGTGATTCGGACCCCCGGCGACCCGTTCCGGGGGGAGTCGCTGGCCGAGGTCCGGGACGGAACCCGAGACGGCTACGTCTTCGTCGGGGTCGAGCGAGACGGCGCGTTCCTCGCCGACACGACGATTCGAATCGAGTCCGACGACCGACTGGTAGTCGCCGGAACCGACGTGACGATTCGGGAGTTCGAACGCCAGTTCGCCTGA
- a CDS encoding ABC transporter ATP-binding protein, whose amino-acid sequence MTGAIEVEDLRKQYEGVQALDGVSLSVPEGSFFGLLGPNGAGKTTFINILVGLVRRSGGRAEVFGHDVEDDYREARDAIGLAPQEFNVDHFFPIKEVLEHKAGYHGIPGDEAGERADEVLKQVGIYEKRDTRFNWLSGGMKRRFMLARALITDPDLLILDEPTAGVDVQLRHDLWDLITELNESGTTILLTTHYIEEAERLCDEVAILDSGTLLTVATPEELMDRGPDKIRVTLRDAPAGKPDLPMLSASGGGGTGANEARVESVEMDGDQLVVTATQGGLVAPDLVRALDRAGHEIVDFDISRTSLEEVFVDMTREGGSSQESAETIAADGGVSE is encoded by the coding sequence ATGACTGGGGCCATCGAAGTCGAGGACCTCCGAAAGCAGTACGAGGGGGTTCAGGCGCTCGACGGGGTATCGCTGTCCGTGCCGGAGGGGAGTTTCTTCGGCCTGCTGGGGCCGAACGGCGCGGGCAAGACCACGTTCATCAACATCCTCGTCGGACTGGTCCGGCGGTCTGGCGGTCGTGCCGAGGTGTTCGGCCACGACGTAGAGGACGACTACCGGGAGGCCCGAGACGCAATCGGTCTCGCCCCGCAGGAGTTCAACGTGGACCACTTCTTCCCAATCAAAGAGGTGCTGGAACACAAGGCCGGATACCACGGGATTCCGGGCGACGAGGCCGGAGAGCGCGCCGACGAGGTGCTGAAGCAGGTCGGCATCTACGAGAAGCGCGACACCCGATTCAACTGGCTCTCCGGTGGGATGAAGCGCCGGTTCATGCTGGCGAGGGCGCTCATCACCGACCCGGACTTGCTGATTCTGGACGAACCGACTGCCGGGGTGGACGTGCAACTGCGCCACGACCTCTGGGACCTCATCACGGAACTCAACGAGTCGGGGACCACGATTCTGCTGACGACCCACTACATCGAGGAGGCCGAGCGTCTCTGCGACGAAGTGGCGATTCTGGACTCCGGAACTCTCCTGACGGTCGCTACCCCGGAGGAGTTGATGGACCGCGGCCCGGACAAGATTCGGGTGACGCTCCGGGACGCTCCCGCCGGGAAACCCGACTTGCCGATGCTCTCCGCCAGCGGCGGCGGTGGCACCGGGGCGAACGAGGCCCGCGTCGAATCGGTCGAGATGGACGGCGACCAGTTGGTCGTGACCGCCACGCAGGGCGGACTGGTCGCACCGGACTTGGTTCGGGCACTGGACCGCGCCGGCCACGAAATCGTGGACTTCGACATCTCCCGGACCTCGCTGGAGGAGGTCTTCGTGGACATGACCCGCGAGGGCGGAAGTAGTCAGGAGTCGGCCGAGACCATCGCCGCAGACGGGGGTGTTTCCGAATGA